GGCGCTGGCGCCGGATGCGCCGGTGCGTCACCTGAGCCTGCACGAAGCCCAGGCCTTCTGCCGCTGGGCAGGGCGCCGCCTTCCGCTCGAAGCCGAGTGGGAGTTCGCGGCCCTGTCCGGCCATCCCGGCTTCGAATGGGGCGGGCTGTGGGAATGGACGGCTTCTCCATTCCTGCCCTACGCCGGCTTTGCGCCGGACCGCTATCTCGAGTATTCGGCGCCCTGGTTCGGCTCGCGCCAGGTGCTGCGCGGCGCGTCCTTCGCGACCCCGGCGCGCTTCCGGAGTCCACATTTCCGCAATTTCTTCACGCCCGGCCGCGACGACATCTTCAGCGGCTTCCGCACCTGCGCCTTGTAAGCGCAGGCGAAAAAAAAGGCTGCCGAAGCAGCCTTTTTTCATACCTTCTACCGATTAACGGTCGCCGAAGGTGCGGCGGGCGTTGTCCGCCGAACGCGGGTGCGAGGAACGATAGCCGCCTTCGCGCGGTGCGCTGTCGCGAGGTGCGCCATCGCGGCGCGGTGCGTCGCCACGGTAGCCGCCGCCGGCCGGACGGCCGCCTTCACGGTTGAAGCCAGCTTCACGGTTGTAACCGCCTTCGCGCGGTGCGGACTCGCTGCGATAGCCGCCTTCGCTGCGGAAGCCGCCTTCACGCGGACCCGAGCCCGGCTTGTGGAAGCTGCGCTGGCCAGGTTTGCCCGCAGCGTTGCGGCCGTCGCCCGGCTTCCAGCCCGGACGGTTGCCCGAACGCGCCGGCGCCGAACGCTTCGGCTCGAAACCTTCGACCACATCGACCGGGATGATCTGCTTGGTGAAGCGTTCGATGCGCTTGACGTTGATGCCTTCGGCGTGGTTCACCAGCGAGACGGCGATGCCGTTGCGGCCGGCGCGGCCGGTGCGGCCGATACGGTGCACGTAGTCTTCCGGGAACTTCGGCAGGTCATAGTTCACCACGTGGGTGATGGTCGGCACGTCGATGCCGCGCGCGGCGACGTCGGTGGCGACCAGCACCTTCACCTGGCCGCGGCGCATGCTGTCCAGGGTGCGGTTGCGCGCGCCCTGGTGCATGTCGCCGTGCAGGGCGGCAGCCGCGAAGCCGGCGATGTTCAGACGGTCGGCGATCATGTCGGCGTCGCGCTTGGTGGCGGTGAACACCACGGCCTGGTCCAGCGTGTCGTCGCGCAGCAGGTGATCCAGCAGGCGGTTCTTGTGCGACAGGTCATCGACGAAGTGCACCTTCTGCACGATGTTCTCGTGGCGCTTGGTGCCGCTGGCGATCTGGATAACCATCGGGTCCTTGGTGATGCGGCGCGCCATGTTGCCGACGACGCCGTCCAGGGTTGCCGAGAACAGCATGGTCTGGCGGGTGTCCGGGGTCGCGGCGACGATCTTCTCGATGTCTTCGATGAAGCCCATGTCGAGCATGCGGTCGGCTTCGTCCAGCACCAGGATCTCGAGCTGGGAGAAGTCGATCTT
This window of the Massilia sp. WG5 genome carries:
- a CDS encoding DEAD/DEAH box helicase, producing the protein MSFEALGLHTSIVKAVSVAGYEKPTPVQEQAVPAGIAGRDLLVSSQTGSGKTAAFMLPALNKFANQEAAPIGRTPAQEAQAAKARGDRVRFKPAQPKMLVLTPTRELALQVTSATEQYTAFMRRIRAVSILGGMPYPKQMQLLSKNPEILVATPGRLIDHMESGKIDFSQLEILVLDEADRMLDMGFIEDIEKIVAATPDTRQTMLFSATLDGVVGNMARRITKDPMVIQIASGTKRHENIVQKVHFVDDLSHKNRLLDHLLRDDTLDQAVVFTATKRDADMIADRLNIAGFAAAALHGDMHQGARNRTLDSMRRGQVKVLVATDVAARGIDVPTITHVVNYDLPKFPEDYVHRIGRTGRAGRNGIAVSLVNHAEGINVKRIERFTKQIIPVDVVEGFEPKRSAPARSGNRPGWKPGDGRNAAGKPGQRSFHKPGSGPREGGFRSEGGYRSESAPREGGYNREAGFNREGGRPAGGGYRGDAPRRDGAPRDSAPREGGYRSSHPRSADNARRTFGDR